In Zea mays cultivar B73 chromosome 7, Zm-B73-REFERENCE-NAM-5.0, whole genome shotgun sequence, the following proteins share a genomic window:
- the LOC103632383 gene encoding uncharacterized protein, with product MAPRRFSQPSTSSSHNRALGPRHEIPCMLLKFPAPAVPGQISLQLGPALCVCSSLLSSPACRAPFVPVSRALASPELPCARLDLLPPRRSAVRTASSRTAPPTRAPPSSLCPWFFPLRSQPSKLPTLAPDLPWLYAPSQLCPLFGVFAPVEPAQPPFFPSLDLPARLAPPAPWFSARLAGHGGYACLLAVDGSAQATVAPREMVRVPAPGFRFRRADLCSVLAIFSASDLWRRRKLVSHYCLVHASTRSWSRRPNSPTFYYQFDYHRCCVRSRSLSPGRPRRQASPCRSSFFAQQGFILSAALQVRVLGGLAPPCRVRSSMLSTREDTGSR from the coding sequence ATGGCGCCCCGGCGTTTCTCCCAGCCGAGCACTTCTTCTTCCCACAACCGCGCCCTTGGTCCCCGCCATGAAATTCCCTGCATGCTCCTCAAGTTCCCAGCGCCGGCCGTGCCTGGCCAGATCTCCCTCCAGCTCGGCCCCGCCCTCTGCGTGTGCTCCTCCCTGCTCAGTTCTCCTGCGTGCCGCGCGCCCTTCGTTCCTGTCTCACGCGCGCTAGCCAGCCCAGAGCTTCCCTGCGCGCGCCTGGATCTTCTCCCTCCCAGGCGTTCGGCTGTTCGAACCGCGTCCAGCCGAACGGCTCCTCCCACGCGTGCTCCTCCATCCTCCTTGTGTCCCTGGTTCTTTCCCCTGCGCTCCCAACCGTCGAAGCTCCCTACACTCGCCCCTGACCTCCCATGGCTGTATGCCCCATCTCAGCTTTGCCCTCTGTTCGGCGTGTTTGCCCCTGTAGAGCCCGCCCAGCCTCCATTTTTTCCCAGCCTGGATCTCCCTGCTCGCCTTGCTCCTCCGGCGCCGTGGTTTTCTGCTCGCTTGGCCGGCCATGGTGGCTATGCATGCCTTCTGGCCGTGGATGGTTCTGCCCAGGCCACCGTCGCGCCCAGAGAAATGGTGCGCGTCCCTGCGCCTGGTTTTCGTTTCCGTCGCGCCGATCTGTGCTCCGTcctggccatcttctctgcctccgaTCTGTGGCGCCGTCGCAAGCTCGTTAGCCACTATTGTCTTGTCCACGCCAGCACGCGTTCATGGTCGCGTCGGCCAAATTCACCAACGTTCTATTACCAATTCGACTATCATCGCTGTTGCGTGCGCTCGCGCTCTCTATCCCCTGGTCGACCTCGTCGTCAGGCTTCGCCTTGCAGGTCGTCGTTCTTCGCTCAGCAAGGTTTCATTCTAAGCGCCGCCCTTCAAGTTCGCGTCCTTGGCGGACTCGCACCTCCGTGTCGTGTCCGCTCGTCCATGCTGTCGACCCGTGAGGACACAGGGTCTCGCTAG